A single region of the Syntrophorhabdaceae bacterium genome encodes:
- a CDS encoding glycerate kinase gives MNPQSLLRQIFESALQAVDPYETVKVHGDVILSQMRRGKYGRLKIVSFGKAAYLMAKALQDQASDLIGSGIVITKYGHAQTERLGAVMVREAGHPLPDLKGYEATKEAVHIVGEGDSPALIACLISGGGSALLVAPYGEITLAEKQKATSLLLRGGADITEVNTVRKHISLVKGGRLAGLASPSRVISLILSDVIGDRLDVIASGPTAPDNTTYSDALAVIAKYGLGSEMPPGVLDVLKRGAGHALPETPKGGDPIFAKVENIIIGNNKMAAAAAKRKAESLGLATTVISTEVRGEAKLLGRTLAERAKKSLEAMRQTRCRARKGICLISGGEPTVTVTGNGQGGRNTELALAFAREIEGVKGITFLSAATDGTDGPTDAAGAMVDGNTTSIARRTGTDPLEHLNNNDSYNFFRKAGGLFMTGPTGTNVMDLHMAIIESPVDKG, from the coding sequence ATGAATCCGCAAAGCTTGTTGCGACAGATATTCGAAAGCGCCCTCCAGGCTGTTGACCCTTACGAAACCGTAAAGGTCCATGGAGACGTCATTTTATCCCAAATGAGGAGGGGGAAATACGGCAGACTGAAGATCGTCAGTTTCGGCAAAGCCGCTTATCTGATGGCAAAGGCCCTTCAGGATCAGGCATCCGATCTGATCGGTTCCGGCATAGTAATCACAAAATACGGTCATGCCCAGACTGAGCGTCTCGGAGCGGTTATGGTGAGGGAGGCGGGCCATCCTCTTCCTGATTTAAAGGGATATGAGGCAACGAAGGAGGCAGTACATATTGTGGGCGAGGGTGATAGCCCCGCACTTATCGCCTGCCTCATTTCAGGCGGAGGCTCGGCCCTCCTGGTCGCTCCCTACGGAGAGATAACTCTCGCGGAGAAACAGAAGGCAACCAGCCTTCTCCTGAGGGGCGGGGCAGATATTACCGAGGTAAATACGGTTCGGAAACACATTTCCCTGGTTAAGGGAGGGCGGCTTGCAGGCCTCGCCTCTCCAAGCAGGGTGATCTCCCTTATCCTCTCCGACGTAATAGGGGACAGGCTCGACGTAATCGCCTCGGGCCCCACTGCACCGGACAACACCACCTATTCAGATGCCCTTGCGGTGATTGCCAAATATGGTCTGGGCAGTGAAATGCCTCCCGGCGTGCTCGACGTCCTGAAGCGAGGGGCAGGCCACGCATTGCCGGAGACGCCGAAGGGAGGGGATCCGATCTTTGCCAAAGTAGAAAATATAATAATAGGGAACAATAAGATGGCTGCCGCCGCCGCAAAAAGGAAGGCCGAATCCCTGGGTTTGGCTACTACGGTCATCTCCACTGAAGTCCGGGGCGAAGCAAAACTCCTGGGGCGGACCCTTGCGGAGAGGGCAAAGAAAAGTTTGGAGGCAATGCGGCAGACGCGGTGCAGGGCCCGAAAAGGCATTTGTCTCATTTCCGGGGGAGAGCCTACCGTGACGGTGACCGGAAACGGGCAAGGGGGGCGGAATACGGAGCTTGCCCTGGCCTTCGCGAGAGAGATCGAAGGAGTGAAAGGCATTACCTTTCTTTCGGCAGCCACGGATGGGACAGACGGACCGACGGACGCGGCAGGGGCGATGGTGGACGGCAACACCACATCTATCGCGAGAAGGACGGGGACAGACCCCCTGGAGCACCTGAACAACAATGATTCTTATAATTTCTTCCGAAAGGCAGGCGGGCTTTTCATGACCGGCCCGACAGGCACCAATGTCATGGACCTTCACATGGCGATTATCGAATCACCGGTTGATAAGGGCTGA
- a CDS encoding cysteine hydrolase → MSAPKIEASKTAIVLIEPQYDFLKPGGSMYQFIAQQLEKRNVIPNLVDLIDRARGKVKKIIYVPFEAFEPGFPEIDPHGPGMGGLRGLEIDMPTGWEIEGKPVSGAWVAGTLGPEIIPELTPKKGDLIVRGKKTLDAFWSTALDYTLRVNMIEYVAIVGFHTNWCVESTARSAYDKGYRVIVVGDCTGTDTDMEQDYAEKYIFPKIGHVMNHEDFLKSLI, encoded by the coding sequence ATGAGCGCACCAAAAATTGAGGCATCAAAGACCGCCATCGTTTTGATCGAGCCGCAATACGATTTTCTGAAACCGGGCGGTTCAATGTACCAGTTTATCGCGCAGCAGCTTGAGAAACGGAACGTGATCCCCAATCTCGTCGACCTCATCGACAGGGCGAGGGGCAAGGTCAAGAAGATCATCTACGTGCCCTTCGAGGCATTCGAGCCGGGTTTTCCCGAGATAGATCCTCACGGTCCGGGAATGGGAGGTTTGAGGGGCCTCGAAATAGACATGCCCACCGGCTGGGAGATCGAAGGCAAACCGGTCAGCGGCGCCTGGGTGGCGGGAACACTGGGCCCGGAGATCATCCCGGAGCTCACGCCCAAGAAGGGAGACCTGATCGTGAGAGGCAAGAAAACCCTTGACGCGTTCTGGTCCACGGCCCTCGACTATACTTTGAGGGTCAATATGATCGAATATGTCGCCATCGTCGGATTTCACACCAACTGGTGTGTCGAATCGACCGCGAGATCGGCGTATGACAAGGGCTACAGGGTAATTGTGGTCGGCGACTGTACGGGGACTGACACGGATATGGAACAGGATTATGCCGAGAAATATATATTCCCGAAAATCGGCCATGTAATGAACCACGAGGATTTCCTGAAGAGCCTCATATAA
- a CDS encoding branched-chain amino acid ABC transporter permease, with product MINTIAYGLTIGAILYIISIGLSLTFGTMRIVNFAHGFVYTAGAYLLVTSLPLVRDNFILGAVLAVAAVIPISYVIERFVIRKLYGVSIDYAIIATYAVVLIGIDLIKWIWGAAPIPLSDPVGIDVSLGGVTLPLYRLIIIMLSLIIFLSLSLFFKKTMVGKIVVASLEDKDAARSLGISVDKYFSYVFIIGSCLAALGGVLYAPITSVHPYMGMMVLLISFAVVLVGGLGNVKGTFVSAFVLGMIMAITGRFWGPAAETMVFVVMGIVLIFKPIDV from the coding sequence ATGATAAATACCATCGCATATGGATTGACTATCGGCGCGATACTCTACATTATCAGCATAGGGCTCTCCCTTACCTTCGGCACGATGAGGATCGTGAACTTCGCTCACGGTTTCGTCTATACGGCAGGGGCCTATCTGCTCGTCACCTCCCTTCCTCTCGTGAGAGACAACTTCATCCTCGGTGCGGTACTGGCTGTAGCCGCCGTGATTCCCATCAGCTATGTGATCGAGAGATTCGTAATCAGGAAGCTCTATGGCGTGTCGATAGACTATGCGATTATCGCCACCTATGCGGTGGTGCTCATAGGCATCGACCTTATCAAGTGGATATGGGGTGCGGCGCCCATACCCCTTTCCGATCCGGTGGGTATCGACGTCTCTCTGGGGGGAGTGACCCTTCCCCTGTACCGTTTGATCATCATCATGCTTTCCCTGATCATCTTCCTCTCTCTTTCGCTCTTCTTCAAAAAAACGATGGTGGGTAAGATCGTGGTGGCCTCCCTGGAAGACAAGGACGCCGCACGAAGTCTGGGGATTAGCGTCGACAAGTATTTCTCCTATGTCTTTATCATAGGGAGCTGCCTTGCCGCCCTGGGCGGCGTCCTGTACGCTCCCATTACCTCGGTTCACCCCTATATGGGAATGATGGTGCTTCTCATAAGCTTTGCCGTAGTACTCGTGGGGGGTCTCGGAAATGTGAAGGGCACTTTCGTCTCCGCCTTCGTCCTCGGAATGATCATGGCAATCACGGGGCGGTTTTGGGGGCCTGCCGCAGAGACTATGGTTTTTGTGGTTATGGGCATAGTACTCATTTTTAAACCGATCGACGTGTGA
- a CDS encoding ABC transporter ATP-binding protein gives MLSVKNLDVAYGHAKVLHGITLRVENGEMAFVAGRNGAGKTTLLKSVAGFLKPSSGSIFFEEKEITGLAPEKIALMGIRYVFQDKRVFSQLTVKENLELAAYPTREKIADAIAKVVSIYPKIEKYLNARAGSLSGGQRQILLIGRALVGNPRLLLIDEPTEGLAAGTINDILNVLSLMKGKVSMVIVEQNLSVVGMLADKVYVMKEGKVVTELTEKGEINNKSQLEQYL, from the coding sequence ATGCTCAGTGTAAAAAATCTGGATGTTGCGTACGGGCACGCGAAGGTCCTCCACGGCATCACCCTCCGTGTCGAGAACGGCGAAATGGCTTTTGTGGCGGGCAGGAACGGGGCGGGAAAGACCACGCTCCTTAAATCGGTGGCCGGTTTTCTGAAACCCTCTTCCGGTTCCATCTTTTTTGAGGAGAAAGAGATCACCGGTCTTGCCCCTGAAAAAATAGCATTAATGGGAATACGATATGTTTTTCAGGATAAGAGGGTATTCTCGCAGCTTACGGTAAAGGAGAACCTCGAGCTTGCGGCCTATCCCACCCGTGAGAAAATAGCGGATGCCATCGCCAAGGTGGTCAGCATCTATCCCAAGATCGAGAAATACCTGAATGCGAGAGCAGGGAGCTTGAGCGGGGGCCAAAGGCAGATTTTACTCATCGGGCGCGCCCTTGTGGGAAATCCCAGGCTGCTTCTTATCGACGAGCCCACCGAGGGCCTTGCCGCCGGGACCATTAATGATATCCTCAATGTCCTTTCCCTGATGAAAGGAAAGGTATCGATGGTGATCGTGGAGCAGAATCTCTCTGTAGTCGGTATGCTTGCCGACAAAGTCTATGTGATGAAAGAAGGCAAAGTGGTGACGGAACTCACGGAAAAAGGGGAAATAAACAATAAAAGCCAGTTGGAACAATACCTGTAA
- a CDS encoding branched-chain amino acid ABC transporter permease: MSASSPYGKKNSYIATGPRSVMDIAIIAAAFIVLVPVLGINRTTDFIIFCIFVLGYNLLYGYMGRLSFGHMLYLGTGAYALTLFTEHVSKNPILAILAGICAGALIGIILGPIIVRTSGACFALINLAFDQVGYFLVIVAFSKYTGGEDGMSAYFGKLPLLDFGKKPVIFGFVLFCLLLTYYLLKKFTSSPYGVLIKSIKENETRVKFLGYNTFAYKWATFIISTSISAFAGALSILNYGYVTPSFIDPSRAVEVIFAALIGGAGSLYGSIIGGVVYMAISNYLASYIPRWEMFLGFALLISVFRFRSGIWGFIVERIEKRHNPSARQS, encoded by the coding sequence TTGAGCGCGAGCAGTCCCTACGGAAAAAAGAATTCATATATTGCAACCGGTCCGAGAAGCGTCATGGATATCGCGATAATCGCCGCGGCCTTCATCGTTCTGGTCCCCGTGCTGGGGATAAACAGGACCACCGATTTCATAATCTTCTGTATTTTCGTCCTCGGATATAATCTCCTTTATGGCTACATGGGCCGCCTTTCCTTCGGTCATATGCTCTATCTGGGCACGGGGGCATACGCACTTACCCTCTTTACGGAGCATGTTTCGAAGAACCCGATCCTCGCAATTCTCGCCGGTATTTGTGCCGGAGCGTTAATAGGCATAATCCTCGGACCTATCATCGTACGGACCTCGGGCGCCTGTTTTGCCCTTATCAACCTGGCATTCGACCAGGTCGGATATTTTCTCGTTATCGTCGCCTTCTCAAAATATACCGGGGGCGAGGACGGTATGTCAGCCTACTTCGGAAAGCTACCGCTTCTCGATTTCGGTAAAAAACCGGTCATATTCGGATTCGTCCTCTTCTGCCTTCTTCTTACCTATTATTTGCTGAAGAAGTTTACTTCCTCGCCCTACGGCGTATTGATCAAGTCCATAAAGGAGAATGAGACGAGGGTAAAATTCCTGGGCTACAACACTTTTGCGTATAAGTGGGCAACTTTCATAATATCTACTTCCATATCCGCCTTTGCAGGGGCGCTTTCAATTCTCAATTACGGCTACGTGACGCCCAGTTTCATCGATCCCTCAAGGGCCGTGGAAGTCATATTCGCAGCCCTCATCGGAGGGGCGGGAAGTCTCTATGGCTCCATAATCGGTGGAGTCGTATATATGGCCATAAGCAATTATCTCGCCTCCTATATACCGAGATGGGAAATGTTTCTCGGTTTTGCCCTTCTTATCAGCGTCTTCAGGTTCAGGTCGGGCATCTGGGGGTTTATAGTCGAAAGAATAGAGAAAAGACACAACCCGTCAGCGAGGCAATCATGA
- a CDS encoding methyltransferase domain-containing protein — translation MIYPGEARVRLSTIGRRLALRARVLDLGGGTGVLADLIHRVRQDLRCVAADPALGMLEKGSPHILKAAGLAESLPFKENIFEAVLIGDALHHFDDPFKAILEVMRVLKSDGILFIFDMDPETFAGRIIYRVEKLMREPARFRPPEELSKILTDYGFRVRTERYDWRYSITAEL, via the coding sequence ATGATCTATCCCGGGGAGGCCAGGGTCCGCCTGAGCACGATCGGCCGCCGACTGGCGCTGCGGGCGCGCGTACTCGATCTCGGCGGCGGGACAGGGGTATTGGCTGATCTTATCCACAGGGTAAGGCAGGACCTCCGCTGCGTTGCAGCGGACCCTGCGCTAGGGATGCTTGAAAAAGGCTCTCCCCATATACTTAAGGCGGCGGGCCTGGCGGAGAGCCTGCCTTTTAAGGAAAATATTTTCGAAGCCGTGCTCATAGGCGATGCCCTCCATCACTTCGATGACCCCTTCAAAGCAATACTGGAGGTGATGCGGGTCCTGAAGTCCGATGGCATACTTTTCATATTCGACATGGACCCGGAGACTTTTGCGGGAAGGATCATTTACCGTGTGGAGAAGCTCATGAGAGAGCCCGCGCGGTTTCGTCCGCCCGAAGAGCTGAGTAAGATCCTTACCGATTACGGATTCCGGGTGAGAACGGAAAGGTATGACTGGAGGTACTCCATAACCGCAGAGCTATAG